GTTACGGTTGGGGCCGCCGTTCTTCTCCTTACAGGCATAGTCCCGCTCTCCAGTATCGGCGTCATCGCGGAAACGGTCAGCGGGGCCGCCATAACCATTTTATCCACAATCGTAATGTCCATCGTGCTGGACAGTATCGGATTCTTCCGGTGGGCGGCGCTTAATATCATCGAATATGCGCGCGGTTCCGGCGTCCGGTTATATTGGTACGTAATCGGACTATGTTTTTTAATGACGCTTTTTTTCAACAATGACGGCAGCATATTAATCACAACCCCGATTATTTTGCAAATCGGCCGTTTGTTGCAGCTGAAGATTCATCAGCAGCTTCCTTATTTGATCAGCGGCGCTCTGATCGCGACAGCGGCCAGCGCTCCGATCGGCGTAAGCAATTTGGCCAATCTCATAGCTCTGAAAATTGTAGGTCTTGATTTGAACGGCTATGCGGTTTTGATGTTTCTCCCCTCAATGATCGGTATATTCGCTATTGCTTTAATGCTTTACTTCATGTTCAGAAGAAGGCTGCCGAAACGGATTCAAAATCTCCGTACCGGCTATGCCCTGCATTCGGAAGTGAGCGATGGCAAAGAGACCGCCAAAAAGTGGCTGTCTACAGCGGCGATAGACCGAAAGAGAGAGTTCCACCCGTTAATGGACGTGCATGATGAATCCCCGATCGATTGGTGGCTGTTTCGGGTTTGCATCACGATCGTTATCGCCACTCGGGCCGGATTCTTTATCGCATCCGGCTTCGGAGTGCCGATGGAATGGATCGCAATTTCCGGAGCGGTATTATTAATCGCCGTCAGATGGCTGCGCACCGGCCGCAGCGCGAAGGATTTGGCAACGAAAACCCCCTGGCATATCCTCTTGTTTGCGTTCGGCATCTATGTGATTGTGGACGGCTTGCAGCAGATTGGCCTAACCCGTTTCATTGTTCGGGAGCTATCTCCGATTATCGCTTCCGGGGATTTGTCCGCTATCTTCGTAACGGGCGGACTGCTGACGATCATGTCGAATGTTCTGAATAACTTACCTTCGGTTATGATCGGTACGTTATCGCTGACACAAATGAACCTGGATCCGCATACGCTGCAGCTTGCCTATTTGGCCAATATACTCGGCAGCGACATCGGTGCACTCATTACGCCGCTCGGAACACTGGCGTCTCTGATATGGATGTTCATTTTGCGTCAACATCACGTCAAACTTTCGTGGAAAGCATACATGAAGGTGACAGCAATCATTATCCCGGTGGGTCTGCTTATAAGTTTACTCAGTCTATATGTCTGGACGCGAATAATAGGATGAAAGGAGGTCGGCCCCATTGAAGAATCGTCACCCTCTGTTGGATCATTTTGTCGAACTTGATATTTCGGGAAAAGCTGTGCCTATCCGAGGCAAACTAATCGATTTAGGACAGGATATTCTTGTTATTCATAACGGCACGCAGTTTCTTTATATCCCTCTTATCCACCTGCAGCAGCTCCGTGTCGCAACTCGGGAAAACCAGGAAATGGTGATGCCTGAGACGCCTTTTGAGCCGCAGAACGAACCAATTTCGTACCGAAAGGTACTGATGAATGCCAAAGGGATGTTCTCGGAGCTGTATATCACAGGCCACCAATCTATTCACGGTTACTTGACGAGCGTGATGAACGATTTTTTCGTATTCTATTCACCGGTGTATCATTCGGTTATCGTGTCGCTCCACCATCTCAAATATCTGATCCCTTATAACCCGAACGTTACACCTTATACGCTGACCCCGGAGCAGTTTCCGCTCAAGCCTTCACCGATTACGCTCGCACGAACGTTCGAACAGCAGCTTCGCAAATTGATCGGTGAGTTTGTCATTCTCGATTTAGGTGAAAATCCGAACAAAATCGGTGTGCTCAAAAGCATCGACCAAAATATGATTGAGCTGTCGACAGCCGGCGGCAATGCGGTTTATCTGCATTTTGACCATGTAAAAACGGTTCATCTTCCTTGAAGCCCGAGTGTTCATCGAATTCTTCCTCTATAGGAAGAACTCGGGTACATATGATCTCGATCGTGCCAATCGTATTTCAAATATATGAAATGAATTAAGAATGCAGAATATCCACCCTAACGGGGGCTGACTGCATTCTTTCTTAATGTGCGGATTTAATAGATTATTACGCGCAAGTCTATCACCTGAAATCTACCAACTGCATCTACTAGCTATTATTTAATTGAAACAGAAAGGAGAATCTAACACCGAATTTACCGGAAAACTGACACCATTGAAAGGAGAATAGATACGAATGCAGGTCAGATACATCACGAATTTAGACGATATTCCCGGTTTGACGGAGAGTGAGAAAACCGCCTTGAAGCAAGTGACCGAGAAGTTCGTTTTCCGTCTCAATGATTACTACTTGCGGTTGATCGACTGGTCGGATCCGAACGATCCGATAAGACGCCTTGTGATCCCGAGCACGAGCGAACTCCAGGAATACGGCCGGTGGGATGCCTCCGACGAAGATACAAACTACACCGTGAAGGGATGCCAGCATAAGTACAAATCCACAGCCCTCTTGATCGTCTCGGAAGTATGCGGTTCCTACTGCAGGTTTTGTTTCCGCAAACGATTATTCCGGGCAGATGTTCAAGAAGCGATGCCGGACGTTCAGGAGGGAATCGATTATATCGCAGGTAAACCGGAAATCAACAACGTTCTGCTTACAGGCGGGGACCCTTTAATATTGTCGACCAAGAAGCTTCGTTCTATTATTGAAGCCTTAAGGTCGATCGAGCATGTAAAAATAATAAGAATCGGTTCGAAAATGCCGTTGTTCAACCCCATGAGAATATACGAGGACGAGGAACTTCTCGATTTGATCCGGACATATTCCACGGAGGAGAAACGAATCTACATCATGGCTCATGTTAATCATCCAAGAGAGATCACTCAAGAGGCGCGAAGGTGTTTCAAGGCTCTATACGATGCCGGGGCGATCGTCGTCAATCAAACTCCTGTGCTGAGAGGCATCAATGACGATCCTGCTGTGCTTGGCGATCTCCTTGATAAGCTGTCATGGGCGGGAGTAACGCCTTATTATTTCTTTATTAACCGGCCGGTCGCAGGAAACAGCGGATTCGTTCTTTCTCTTAAAGAAGTTTATCGAATCGTGGAGCAAGCGAAAGCAAGAACCTCCGGACTCGGCAAGCGGGTAAGGCTATGCATGAGTCATACTTCGGGCAAGATCGAGATTCTGGCGATCGAGAACGGCAAAGCCTATTTGAAGTATCACCAGTCGCGCGACGGGGAATATGGGAAACTTATGATCATGGATTGTCCGAAGGAGGCGTCTTGGTTTGACGAGCTTCCGGGGAACGAGCAGTATTGGACAAAACCCGCCAAGAAAACGGTAAGGGTTGTTTCCGTCAACGAGATGCCGGATATGCCGCAGAAAAAAATCAGTTTACTAGAAGCCGAGAGGTGAATCGTGAATGGATTTATCTGAAAAGTTATCATCTTCCAAGCAAACTGTTGTCGGGGTGCTGCTAGGTCCCAAACTGATTCGAATAATACTTCAGACCAAGCAGTCGATAGACCGTATACAGCAGCTGGTTGAAGCTAACAAGGAAGCAAACACAAACCTTAACTTCTTTTCGCGGAAAGACATCAATCTGGCAAGCAGGACAGTGTCCGGAACCTTCTTTAACTTCTCCGGCAACCGGTGGGAAAGAAGAACGATGCCTTTACCGGATGTTATCTATGTACGAGGCGGTTCAGGACAGAAGGTCGCCAAATTAATTACAACGCTTGAACGCATGGGGGTCAAAAGAATCAATCCGATCGTTGCTTTCAATAAAGGAAATCTGTTTGAGGAATTAATCAGGGATCAGGAGGTCAGCCCTTATATACCCGCTACCGTGAGCGTTAAGGAAATGGCGGAAATCAGAACGATGATCCGTAAGCATGAAAAAGTTTACGTTAAGGCGCGCATTGGCCGTAAGGGAACAAAGGTGATGCGCATTGAAAAGCTGTCCGCGGGCGGCTATCGGTACAGTTATTCGATTCTCGGCGACTTGGTCCGCAAAAAGGTCCAGAGCATGCAACGACTGGAGCAGGTAATTAACAGATTTTTCGGTGGTAGAGAAGTGATTGTGCAGCAGGCTATCGATCTGGCACGAGTGGACCGGGGCCGCCTGTGCGATTTTCGCGCCGAGGTTCAAAGAAATAAAAAAGGGGAAATCGAAATTGTAGGAATTTCGATAAGGGTTGGACAGCGCAACTCCCCGATCACTACCCATGGCGAAGCCTTCCGGTACGACACTTATTTGAGTACATTATTTCCGGACTATTCCGAAGCGCAATTAGTTACTTTGAAACAGAAAATCAATTCTTTTCTGATGACTGTTTATGCGGGTGTGGAGAAAAAGTACGGTAAATTCGGAGAGATCGGTATTGATTTTGCCGTTGACCGCCAAGGGAAAATATGGCTCATTGAATGCAACGCGCAATCGGCGAAGGTTTCGATCGGAAAAGCTTATGGCGAGCTCGCAAGAAGAGCTTTCTTAAATCCGCTGGAGTATGCAAAATTGATTGCCGGAGGCGGCATTCGGACATCCCGCGGCAGCGGTTCCTCCGGCAGCCAGAGTGCCTCCGGCAGCAGCCGGACCACCGGCAGCCGCAGTGCCTCCGGCAGCAGCCGGACCACCGGCAGCGAGAGTGCCTCCGGCAGCAGTCGGACCACCGGCAGCCGCAGTGCCTCCGGCAGCAGCCGGACCACCGGCAGCCGCAGTGCCTCCGGCAGCAGCCGGACCACCGGCAGCCGCAGTGCCTCCGGCAGCAGCCGGACCACCGGCAGCCGCAGTGCCTCCGGCAGCAGCCGGACCACCGGCAGCCGCAGTGCCTCCGGCAGCAGCCGGACCACCGGCAGCCAGAGTGCCTCCGGCAGCAGCCGGACCACCGGCAGCGAGAGTGCCTCCGGCAGCAGCCGGACCACCGGCAGCCGCAGTGCCTCCGGCAGCAGCACCTCAGGCAGCACCCGGACGTCGGGAGCACCCCGCACGTCGGGCGGCAGCTCGGGCCGGAGAAGCAATTCCTAACAGGGGGGAGCTTAGGTGAAGAGGACAACTCAATTGAGAAATATGCTGAATACGCCCCGCACTGAATTTTTAATGGAAGCCCATAACGGCTTATCCGCAGCTATTGTCGAGGAAGCCGGGTTTAAAGGAATATGGGCCAGCGGGCTGTCCATTTCCGCAAGTATGGGACTGAGGGACAATAACGAGGCTTCCTGGTCGCAAGTGCTCGATACTCTTGAATTTATGTCCGATGCGGCTTCCATTCCGATCCTGCTGGATGGAGATACGGGTTATGGAAACTTTAACAACGCAAGACGACTGGTCAAGAAATTGGAGCAGCGCGGCATTGCCGGAGTATGCATCGAAGATAAGTTGTTTCCAAAAATGAATTCGTTCATCGATGGCGAAGCTCAGCCGCTTGCCGGCATTGACGAATTCTGCGGCAAAATCAAAGCGATGAAGGATACCCAGAATGACGAACATTTCGTGGTCGTGGCAAGGGTGGAAGCTTTTATAGCCGGCTGGGGGCTGAAGGAAGCGCTGAAGCGGGCGGAAGCTTACAGAAAAGCGGGATCGGATGCCATTCTCATCCACAGCGGCAGGTCGGATTCAGCTGAAATTGAATCCTTTATGATGGAGTGGGGCGGAAGGCTCCCGGTCGTTATTGTGCCTACCAAATATTATTCCACTCCGACCACACGGTTCGTGGAACTCGGAACAAGCCTGGTAATTTGGGCTAATCATAATTTAAGGGCTTCAATAAGCGCCATGCAGCAAATATCAAGGAAGATTAATTTGGACGAGAGTCTTATTCATGTAGAGAACGGGATCGCCACCGTAGAGGAAGTATTCCGCCTTCAAAGAGCCGGGGAGCTCCAAGAGGCCGAGCTTAAATACCTTCCCGGATTGGTAACGGATTAAGCGATGCTGCAAACAGACAAATTCGGAAACGAAATGAAAAAGCTTGGTTTTGAGTTTTACTGTGGAGTTCCCTGCTCGTTTTTGAAGGACTTGATCAATTATGCGATGAGCGAGTGCGAATATGTTGCAGCGGCGAACGAAGGCGATGCGGTCGCCATTGCAGCGGGAGCTTCGTTAGGAGGCAGGAACCCGGTTATCCTCATGCAAAACTCTGGTCTTACCAACGCTGTTTCCCCATTAGTATCCCTTATCGATCCTTTTCGTATTCCAGTACTTGGATTCGTCAGCCTGCGGGGTGAACCGGGCACGTCAGACGAACCTCAGCATGAGCTGATAGGACGTATGACAACAAATTTACTTGGTTTGATGAGAGTCAAGTGGTTGTACCTTTCAGCGGACTTTAATGAGGCGAAACGGCAATTGCTGCTGGCGGCAAAATATATTTCGAGTGACAGGCCTTTCTTCTTTGTAGTCAGAAAAGGGACATTCGAGACGAGACCTCTTCAGCAGCAGGAGCCGCTTATCAGCTCGAACAAGGTAAAGGCTGTGAAGCAGCTGCCGGACGAACTGCCTGCCAGGAACGAAGCGTTGAAGGTCATCAACGCGGCGAGAGATGGCAGGACAGTGCAGCTGGCGACCACAGGGAGAACCGGGCGGCAGCTGTTTGAAATCGAAGATGCTCCCGGCAATCTGTATATGGTCGGTTCCATGGGGTGCGTCAGTTCTCTAGGGCTTGGTCTGGCTCTGAGCCGACCGGATTTCGATATTGTCGTCATTGACGGGGACGGTTCGGCTCTTATGCGAATGGGCAGCCTGGCTACGAATGGAACTTACGGTCCGCCAAATCTGCTGCATGTCGTTCTGGATAATAACGCACATGATTCTACGGGAGGACAAAGCACAGTCTCTCATAACGTTAATTTCGTTGAAACAGCATCCTCATGCGGGTATGGGAGGGCCGTTTATGTTCACAATCTCGATGAGCTTGCGATGGCGATGCAAGAATGGAAGCAGACAAAAGGTCTGACCTTTCTCACAATGAGGATTTCCTCGAACCCCGCAGAGCCTCTGGGCCGACCCAAAATAAAGCCGCATGAAGTAAAGGAACGTTTAATGAAGTTCTTGGGTGAAGCGTATTTGCCGGAAAGTGATGACGGCAATGACTCCCGTTAGACGAAATATTTTGCTTACCCCAGGCCCCGCCACAACGACGGACAGCGTCAAATACGCTCAAGTCGTACCGGATATTTGTCCACGGGAGAAGGAATTTGGCAATCTGATGGCAGACGTTTGCGCGGAATTAACCAGGATTGTTGATGATTCGGGCGATTACAGCGCCGTGTTGTTCGGAGGTTCGGGGACAGCGGCGGTGGAATCGGTTATAAGCTCCGTAATCGGCCGTGAAGATACGGTGCTTATTATCGACAACGGCGCGTATGGACGAAGAATGCATGAGATCGCGGAGGCTTACGGTCTGAGTGCAGTCATATTTCGCAGTCCTCCTCATATGGAGCTTGATCTGCCGGCTCTCGAATCGTTAATTATAACCTGCGGAAAGCGCGTCTCGCATCTTGCGGTCGTGCATCACGAGACTACGACAGGACTGCTGAACGATATAGCGTCAATAGGGCAAATATGCGAAAGATATCAAATCGATATGATCGTGGACGCGATCAGCTCTTTCGCCGCTATTCCGATACAGTTGAACGCCATGAATATAAGATATCTGGCAGCCAGCTCGAATAAATGCTTGCAGGGCATGGCGGGGGTCTCCTTTGTAATCGCTGATCGCAGGTTGATAGAGCGTGGGCCGAGAGACAAACCCGCCAACTATTACCTTAATCTGTACGCCCAGTACCAATTTTTTGCGGCAGAGGGGCAGATGCGTTTCACACCGCCTGCACAAACCCTTTATGCGCTCAAGCAGGCGCTCGACGAGCTGAGCCTGGAGGGTGTAGGTAAAAGGTACCTGCGATACTCGGATCTATGGAGAAGGTTGACCGCCGGGATCGGCAGGCTTGGTCTGAACTATTTGGGCAGCGAACGGCATCATTCCAAATTGGTCACCTCTATTATCGAGCCGGCTGTCGACGGGTTTGATTTTAACGGGCTTCATGATTATTTGTACGAGAGAGGATTTACTATTTACCCCGGCAAGCTTGAAGCGTTGAACACGTTCCGGATAGCGAATATCGGAGATTTAAACTGCACGGATATAGATCGGCTTCTGGAAGCGATGGAACACTATTTCAAAGGGCTAAGGCTTGGAAAGGAGCGAACTCGGTGAGCACCTTCAAGCAGCGCAGTAAATGGAATAAATATCTTATCATGAGAAAATCCAAGGACTTGAGGACGCATATACCGGTCACAAAAGGGATGAATTTCGGTAAGTTATGGAGATTTCTCGCAAAATACGGCGATGTGATTCTTAAGCCTTCACACGGCAGCCGCGGAGCCGGTCTGATACGCATAACTGCGGTGGGTACCGATGTTTACGAAGTGCAAATTGAAAACATCAAAAAGACATTTACCGGACAGTACCTGGTTAATGATTATATTAAGGAAAAAGTTGGAATACGTAAATATATAATTCAGCGCCGAATTCCGCTTGCAACCGTCGATGGTCGGCCGTTTGATATGAGGATCGTCGTGCAGCGCAAAAAGGCTTACCTCTCATGGGAGGTAACGGGAATGGTGGCCAAGGTGGCGGGAGAGGGCTATTTCGTAACTAACATTTCCCGAAGCTCCGGAACAATTCTGCCGCTGGAAACCGCAATCCGGCGGTCATCATTGGCTTCTTATTCGAACTCGAGGCTGATAGCGGAAATCTCCAGGGTTGCCTTATTAACGGCAGAGAAATTAAGCGGCAGCGAATATTATAAGAATCAACTTATTTACGGGTTCGACATGGGATTGGACCGGACCGGACGGGTATGGGTTATTGAAGCGAATCTTAAGCCGATGCTCACTCATTTCCGCAAGCTGGCGGATAAATCAATGTATCGCCGCATACTGGAGTATAAAAAAGGCTAATACTGCAAAATGCAGCCCGCTCTCTGCTTGAGAGCGGGCTGCATTATTTTATTACGGCTTCACAATCGGCTTTGCAGGAAGCTTGGATTCGTTGTAATATAGTCATTATAACTATTGAGTCTGGGAGGGTTTGACGATGAACGAGCGCAAAATGAAAATACTGGAATTGCTGAAAGAGGATGCGCGCCGCAGCGCGGATCTGATCGCGACCATGCTGGATGAACCTCTGGCGGAAGTGAAACAGGCGATTGCAGAAATGGAAGAAGATCATGTCATCGTCAAATATGCGACCGTCGTTAACTGGAGTAAAGTGGAGGACGAGAAAGTAACTGCACTTATCGAGGTACAGATCACACCGGAACGCGGCCGCGGATTCGAAGGCATAGCGGAACGGATTTACTTATATCCGGAAGTGAAATCGGTATATTTGATGTCCGGGGCGTACGACCTGCTCGTAGAAGTGCAAGGGAAGACGCTTAAGGATGTCGCTTCCTTCGTCTCTAACAAGCTGTCCCCGATTGACGCCGTGCTGTCGAC
This is a stretch of genomic DNA from Paenibacillus sp. sptzw28. It encodes these proteins:
- a CDS encoding arsenic transporter produces the protein MVDVQTITASLVFILTVVFLIWRPKGMNEAVPVTVGAAVLLLTGIVPLSSIGVIAETVSGAAITILSTIVMSIVLDSIGFFRWAALNIIEYARGSGVRLYWYVIGLCFLMTLFFNNDGSILITTPIILQIGRLLQLKIHQQLPYLISGALIATAASAPIGVSNLANLIALKIVGLDLNGYAVLMFLPSMIGIFAIALMLYFMFRRRLPKRIQNLRTGYALHSEVSDGKETAKKWLSTAAIDRKREFHPLMDVHDESPIDWWLFRVCITIVIATRAGFFIASGFGVPMEWIAISGAVLLIAVRWLRTGRSAKDLATKTPWHILLFAFGIYVIVDGLQQIGLTRFIVRELSPIIASGDLSAIFVTGGLLTIMSNVLNNLPSVMIGTLSLTQMNLDPHTLQLAYLANILGSDIGALITPLGTLASLIWMFILRQHHVKLSWKAYMKVTAIIIPVGLLISLLSLYVWTRIIG
- a CDS encoding DUF2642 domain-containing protein encodes the protein MKNRHPLLDHFVELDISGKAVPIRGKLIDLGQDILVIHNGTQFLYIPLIHLQQLRVATRENQEMVMPETPFEPQNEPISYRKVLMNAKGMFSELYITGHQSIHGYLTSVMNDFFVFYSPVYHSVIVSLHHLKYLIPYNPNVTPYTLTPEQFPLKPSPITLARTFEQQLRKLIGEFVILDLGENPNKIGVLKSIDQNMIELSTAGGNAVYLHFDHVKTVHLP
- a CDS encoding KamA family radical SAM protein → MQVRYITNLDDIPGLTESEKTALKQVTEKFVFRLNDYYLRLIDWSDPNDPIRRLVIPSTSELQEYGRWDASDEDTNYTVKGCQHKYKSTALLIVSEVCGSYCRFCFRKRLFRADVQEAMPDVQEGIDYIAGKPEINNVLLTGGDPLILSTKKLRSIIEALRSIEHVKIIRIGSKMPLFNPMRIYEDEELLDLIRTYSTEEKRIYIMAHVNHPREITQEARRCFKALYDAGAIVVNQTPVLRGINDDPAVLGDLLDKLSWAGVTPYYFFINRPVAGNSGFVLSLKEVYRIVEQAKARTSGLGKRVRLCMSHTSGKIEILAIENGKAYLKYHQSRDGEYGKLMIMDCPKEASWFDELPGNEQYWTKPAKKTVRVVSVNEMPDMPQKKISLLEAER
- a CDS encoding YheC/YheD family protein: MDLSEKLSSSKQTVVGVLLGPKLIRIILQTKQSIDRIQQLVEANKEANTNLNFFSRKDINLASRTVSGTFFNFSGNRWERRTMPLPDVIYVRGGSGQKVAKLITTLERMGVKRINPIVAFNKGNLFEELIRDQEVSPYIPATVSVKEMAEIRTMIRKHEKVYVKARIGRKGTKVMRIEKLSAGGYRYSYSILGDLVRKKVQSMQRLEQVINRFFGGREVIVQQAIDLARVDRGRLCDFRAEVQRNKKGEIEIVGISIRVGQRNSPITTHGEAFRYDTYLSTLFPDYSEAQLVTLKQKINSFLMTVYAGVEKKYGKFGEIGIDFAVDRQGKIWLIECNAQSAKVSIGKAYGELARRAFLNPLEYAKLIAGGGIRTSRGSGSSGSQSASGSSRTTGSRSASGSSRTTGSESASGSSRTTGSRSASGSSRTTGSRSASGSSRTTGSRSASGSSRTTGSRSASGSSRTTGSRSASGSSRTTGSQSASGSSRTTGSESASGSSRTTGSRSASGSSTSGSTRTSGAPRTSGGSSGRRSNS
- the aepX gene encoding phosphoenolpyruvate mutase, whose amino-acid sequence is MKRTTQLRNMLNTPRTEFLMEAHNGLSAAIVEEAGFKGIWASGLSISASMGLRDNNEASWSQVLDTLEFMSDAASIPILLDGDTGYGNFNNARRLVKKLEQRGIAGVCIEDKLFPKMNSFIDGEAQPLAGIDEFCGKIKAMKDTQNDEHFVVVARVEAFIAGWGLKEALKRAEAYRKAGSDAILIHSGRSDSAEIESFMMEWGGRLPVVIVPTKYYSTPTTRFVELGTSLVIWANHNLRASISAMQQISRKINLDESLIHVENGIATVEEVFRLQRAGELQEAELKYLPGLVTD
- the aepY gene encoding phosphonopyruvate decarboxylase — encoded protein: MLQTDKFGNEMKKLGFEFYCGVPCSFLKDLINYAMSECEYVAAANEGDAVAIAAGASLGGRNPVILMQNSGLTNAVSPLVSLIDPFRIPVLGFVSLRGEPGTSDEPQHELIGRMTTNLLGLMRVKWLYLSADFNEAKRQLLLAAKYISSDRPFFFVVRKGTFETRPLQQQEPLISSNKVKAVKQLPDELPARNEALKVINAARDGRTVQLATTGRTGRQLFEIEDAPGNLYMVGSMGCVSSLGLGLALSRPDFDIVVIDGDGSALMRMGSLATNGTYGPPNLLHVVLDNNAHDSTGGQSTVSHNVNFVETASSCGYGRAVYVHNLDELAMAMQEWKQTKGLTFLTMRISSNPAEPLGRPKIKPHEVKERLMKFLGEAYLPESDDGNDSR
- a CDS encoding 2-aminoethylphosphonate aminotransferase, which translates into the protein MTPVRRNILLTPGPATTTDSVKYAQVVPDICPREKEFGNLMADVCAELTRIVDDSGDYSAVLFGGSGTAAVESVISSVIGREDTVLIIDNGAYGRRMHEIAEAYGLSAVIFRSPPHMELDLPALESLIITCGKRVSHLAVVHHETTTGLLNDIASIGQICERYQIDMIVDAISSFAAIPIQLNAMNIRYLAASSNKCLQGMAGVSFVIADRRLIERGPRDKPANYYLNLYAQYQFFAAEGQMRFTPPAQTLYALKQALDELSLEGVGKRYLRYSDLWRRLTAGIGRLGLNYLGSERHHSKLVTSIIEPAVDGFDFNGLHDYLYERGFTIYPGKLEALNTFRIANIGDLNCTDIDRLLEAMEHYFKGLRLGKERTR
- a CDS encoding YheC/YheD family protein, which produces MSTFKQRSKWNKYLIMRKSKDLRTHIPVTKGMNFGKLWRFLAKYGDVILKPSHGSRGAGLIRITAVGTDVYEVQIENIKKTFTGQYLVNDYIKEKVGIRKYIIQRRIPLATVDGRPFDMRIVVQRKKAYLSWEVTGMVAKVAGEGYFVTNISRSSGTILPLETAIRRSSLASYSNSRLIAEISRVALLTAEKLSGSEYYKNQLIYGFDMGLDRTGRVWVIEANLKPMLTHFRKLADKSMYRRILEYKKG
- a CDS encoding Lrp/AsnC family transcriptional regulator: MNERKMKILELLKEDARRSADLIATMLDEPLAEVKQAIAEMEEDHVIVKYATVVNWSKVEDEKVTALIEVQITPERGRGFEGIAERIYLYPEVKSVYLMSGAYDLLVEVQGKTLKDVASFVSNKLSPIDAVLSTKTFFILKKYKQDGIIFEEHEDDHRLLITP